A portion of the Anthonomus grandis grandis chromosome 7, icAntGran1.3, whole genome shotgun sequence genome contains these proteins:
- the LOC126738895 gene encoding 23 kDa integral membrane protein-like has product MCCTEAIVRILVFVANIGCLLIGGVLIGLGTYHLINIDSDYFQGIPEEYQVVRYLPTIAIVLGAIVLVIAFLGCCGTLRSNTCMLSTYAIILIIIFVLQVALGIYGLVTINDTDEFQSQINTTVSNLFKQYNVQTDVTGIVNLIQKNLDCCGPDSSSFWISINEKIPDSCYSDDGALFEKGCSQALYDLIMSSVTIIAIVALVVSLIEILGAVFALYLNNRIKSKKAYA; this is encoded by the coding sequence ATGTGTTGTACCGAAGCTATCGTAAGAATTTTAGTGTTCGTGGCTAACATAGGATGTCTTTTAATCGGTGGAGTCCTAATCGGTCTTGGCACCTaccatttaataaatattgatagtgATTACTTCCAAGGAATACCTGAAGAATACCAAGTCGTACGTTATTTACCGACCATAGCAATAGTCTTGGGAGCAATCGTTTTGGTCATAGCGTTTCTTGGATGCTGTGGTACCCTAAGAAGCAACACTTGCATGCTTTCCACTTACGCCATAATACTGATCATCATCTTCGTTCTTCAAGTGGCACTGGGCATCTACGGACTGGTAACGATCAATGACACCGACGAGTTCCAGAGTCAAATTAATACAACCGTTAGCAATTTGTTTAAGCAATATAACGTCCAGACTGACGTTACTGGAATCGTTAATTTGATCCAGAAGAATTTGGATTGTTGCGGTCCGGATTCTTCCAGTTTTTGGATtagtattaatgaaaaaataccAGACAGTTGTTACAGTGATGACGGCGCATTATTTGAGAAAGGATGTTCTCAAGCTCTGTATGATTTAATAATGAGTTCTGTAACGATCATCGCTATTGTTGCCTTAGTGGTTTCTTTGATTGAGATCTTGGGGGCTGTATTTGCactgtatttgaataataggatTAAATCCAAGAAGGCGTATGCTTAG